One genomic window of Hymenobacter sp. J193 includes the following:
- the nrfD gene encoding NrfD/PsrC family molybdoenzyme membrane anchor subunit produces MQHVSPVREPLVTGGKSYHDVTQDVCRQVEAAPNVRWMAALAVALFFLGIFFYSVYRTLWYGIGEWGLNKTVGWAWDITNFVWWVGIGHAGTLISAVLLLFRQKWRTSINRAAEAMTIFAVICAAMFPVLHMGRPWLAFYVFPLQNTLGSLWANFNSPLLWDVFAISTYFTVSLVFWYTGLVPDFATIRDRAKGPIAKVAYSLLSMGWKGSAKHWSRYETVSLILAGVSTPLVLSVHTIVSMDFATSVVPGWHTTIFPPYFVAGAIFSGFAMVLTLMLITRVVFKLEDYITLEHIALMNKIMMITGSIVGVAYITEFFIAWYSQVEFEQYAFINRATGPYWWAYWSMMTCNVITPQLVWFRRVRYSIPLTFILSIIVNIGMWFERFVIIVTSLHRDYLPSSWVMFSPSWIDIGIYVGTLGLFFTLFLLFAKFFPVINMAEVKSVLKYTVDNGPTYTGHDPHHAVHQPATHGVPASAPVNYDKHD; encoded by the coding sequence ATGCAGCACGTATCGCCTGTACGGGAGCCGCTCGTAACCGGGGGAAAATCGTACCACGACGTCACGCAGGATGTGTGCCGTCAGGTAGAAGCCGCCCCGAATGTTCGGTGGATGGCGGCCCTGGCCGTGGCCCTGTTTTTTCTCGGTATTTTCTTCTACTCGGTTTACCGCACGCTGTGGTACGGTATCGGGGAGTGGGGTTTGAATAAAACGGTGGGCTGGGCCTGGGACATCACGAACTTCGTGTGGTGGGTAGGCATCGGCCACGCCGGCACGCTCATCTCGGCCGTACTGCTGTTATTCCGTCAAAAGTGGCGCACCTCCATCAACCGCGCCGCCGAAGCCATGACCATCTTCGCAGTAATCTGCGCGGCCATGTTCCCGGTACTGCACATGGGGCGTCCGTGGCTGGCTTTCTACGTATTCCCGCTGCAAAACACGCTTGGCTCGCTGTGGGCCAACTTCAACTCCCCGCTCTTATGGGACGTGTTTGCCATCAGCACTTACTTCACCGTGTCGCTGGTATTCTGGTACACGGGTCTGGTGCCCGACTTTGCTACCATTCGTGACCGCGCTAAAGGTCCTATTGCCAAAGTAGCTTATTCACTCCTGAGCATGGGCTGGAAAGGCTCAGCCAAGCACTGGAGCCGTTACGAAACGGTGTCGCTGATTCTGGCCGGCGTTTCAACCCCGCTGGTACTCTCCGTGCACACCATCGTATCGATGGACTTTGCTACCTCGGTTGTACCGGGTTGGCACACCACCATCTTCCCGCCCTACTTCGTGGCCGGCGCTATCTTCTCCGGCTTCGCCATGGTACTCACGCTGATGCTGATTACCCGCGTAGTGTTCAAGCTGGAAGACTATATCACCCTGGAGCACATTGCCCTCATGAATAAAATCATGATGATTACGGGCTCCATTGTAGGGGTGGCTTACATCACGGAGTTCTTCATTGCCTGGTATTCGCAGGTGGAGTTCGAGCAGTACGCCTTTATCAACCGCGCCACGGGCCCTTACTGGTGGGCTTACTGGAGCATGATGACCTGCAACGTAATTACGCCTCAGCTGGTGTGGTTCCGCCGGGTACGCTACAGCATCCCGCTCACGTTTATCCTCTCCATCATCGTAAACATCGGGATGTGGTTCGAGCGGTTTGTAATCATCGTTACCTCGCTGCACCGCGACTACCTGCCCTCATCCTGGGTTATGTTCTCGCCTTCCTGGATTGACATCGGCATCTATGTAGGTACGCTGGGCTTGTTCTTTACCTTGTTCCTCTTGTTTGCCAAGTTCTTCCCCGTGATTAACATGGCCGAGGTGAAGTCAGTACTTAAGTACACCGTGGACAATGGCCCCACCTACACGGGCCACGACCCGCACCACGCAGTTCATCAACCCGCCACCCACGGGGTTCCGGCTTCGGCTCCTGTAAACTACGATAAGCATGACTAA
- a CDS encoding DUF3341 domain-containing protein: MTKRFALGIFDDEDVLLHAVENVREAGVKIYEVFTPFPIHGIDDVLGIERSRLPIAAFFYGLTGLCFALWLQIYTLGFDWPMIIGGKPHIALPAFIPVSFELTVFFCCHGMVITFYAISKLYPRWKTPVLDVRSTDDKFVVAIELKEGVDLGKVTQLLRANGASEVNEKEMSKF, translated from the coding sequence ATGACTAAGCGCTTCGCCCTCGGCATCTTCGACGACGAAGACGTGCTGCTGCACGCCGTTGAAAACGTCCGCGAAGCGGGCGTGAAAATCTACGAAGTCTTCACCCCGTTCCCCATTCACGGCATCGACGATGTTCTCGGCATCGAACGTTCCCGCCTGCCCATTGCGGCCTTCTTCTATGGCCTCACAGGTTTGTGCTTTGCCCTGTGGCTGCAGATCTACACGCTGGGCTTCGACTGGCCAATGATCATCGGGGGTAAGCCCCACATTGCGCTGCCGGCCTTCATCCCGGTTTCTTTCGAGCTGACGGTATTCTTCTGCTGCCACGGCATGGTTATCACCTTCTATGCCATCAGCAAGCTGTATCCGCGCTGGAAAACTCCGGTGCTCGATGTGCGCTCTACCGACGACAAGTTTGTAGTAGCCATTGAGCTGAAGGAAGGCGTAGATCTGGGCAAAGTAACCCAGCTGCTGCGCGCCAATGGTGCTTCGGAGGTGAATGAAAAAGAAATGTCCAAGTTCTAA
- a CDS encoding cytochrome c oxidase subunit II, translating into MTVLGILLVLVLLLVVFGLLFRLQILTSIFSGSFVREIGMSNRVNGILMLAFLLLGGAAFAWSFIENYSKMNPPIASVHGHATERMFWTTMIIIGIVFVITQVALFVYSYKYQHQDGRRAFFFPHNNKIEVIWTVIPAIVMAGLVFAGWKEWSRITGPAPKDSVVLEVMGKQFNWLVRYPGRDQTLGVVNYRLIDATNEFGFDLSDQKGLDDFVAGEIHVPKGHPVLLKIRSRDVLHAVYMPHFRVQMYAVPGMPTKFWFTPTKTTDEMRAQLGNPSFNYELACNQICGRGHFAMKLAIIVDEPDDYQAWYAKQQSFSSQNPDVLATFKQKAAPLGTAETTPAAAAVVPAAKASL; encoded by the coding sequence ATGACAGTTCTTGGTATTCTTCTGGTGTTGGTGTTGCTGCTGGTCGTGTTTGGCCTGCTGTTCCGCCTCCAGATTCTCACCTCTATCTTCTCGGGTAGCTTCGTGCGCGAAATCGGCATGAGCAACCGCGTGAATGGCATTCTGATGCTGGCCTTCCTGTTGCTCGGCGGCGCGGCCTTCGCGTGGTCTTTCATCGAAAACTACAGCAAGATGAACCCGCCGATTGCCTCCGTACACGGCCACGCCACGGAACGTATGTTCTGGACCACGATGATCATCATCGGTATTGTGTTCGTGATTACGCAGGTTGCCCTGTTTGTGTACTCTTATAAGTACCAGCACCAGGACGGCCGCCGCGCCTTCTTCTTTCCCCACAACAACAAGATCGAAGTTATCTGGACGGTTATTCCGGCCATCGTAATGGCCGGTCTGGTGTTTGCTGGCTGGAAGGAGTGGAGCCGTATCACCGGCCCCGCCCCGAAGGACTCGGTGGTGCTCGAAGTAATGGGCAAGCAGTTCAACTGGCTGGTGCGCTACCCCGGCCGCGACCAGACCTTGGGCGTAGTAAACTACCGCCTGATTGACGCCACCAACGAGTTTGGCTTTGACCTGAGCGACCAGAAGGGCCTCGACGACTTCGTAGCCGGAGAAATCCACGTACCAAAAGGCCACCCGGTGCTGCTGAAAATCCGCTCCCGCGACGTACTTCACGCCGTGTATATGCCGCACTTCCGGGTGCAGATGTATGCTGTGCCGGGTATGCCTACCAAATTCTGGTTTACGCCCACCAAAACCACGGATGAGATGCGTGCCCAGCTTGGCAACCCCAGCTTCAACTACGAGCTGGCCTGCAACCAGATCTGCGGTCGGGGACACTTCGCCATGAAGCTGGCTATCATCGTGGATGAGCCGGACGACTACCAGGCCTGGTATGCCAAGCAGCAGTCGTTCTCGTCGCAGAATCCCGATGTGCTGGCTACTTTCAAACAAAAGGCCGCACCGCTGGGTACTGCTGAAACTACTCCGGCCGCGGCCGCTGTTGTTCCTGCTGCCAAGGCTTCGCTGTAA
- a CDS encoding quinol:cytochrome C oxidoreductase: MATLTHHDAVTAEYLEVSSGTRKKFIWIIIAGVLVLAAGLLIAAFNIGGHHEAAGAAHGAAAAHGGAAEHHGSPIWLKRLIMSLWHSNVFFLGVSVVGTVFLAIQSVAYAGWSVLLRRVMEALGAFVLPGGILVLLIFGLGMINHDIFHWTMPGIMVEGDANYDAIVAGKSGFLNVPFYLIRTIVYVGIWAFFTHKLRQLSLTEDLNGGTEYFHRHINVSALFLVLFAVTSSMSAWDWIMSVDVHWFSTMFGWYVFASWWVSGIAAITLCTILLKQAGYLRWVQASHLHDLGKFMFGFSIFWTYVWFSQFMLIWYANLPEEAIYFNQRLGGFGGQYTWLFFFNLVINFVFPFLVLMTRDAKRQMIMMKIVSIAILIGHWSDFYLMLMPSTMQENNGYLIEIGVALVFLGAFLILMTKRLAQAPLVPLNHPFLDESLHHTT; the protein is encoded by the coding sequence ATGGCAACTCTGACGCATCACGACGCCGTGACGGCCGAATACCTGGAGGTTTCGTCGGGCACGCGCAAAAAATTTATCTGGATCATCATTGCCGGGGTGCTGGTTCTGGCAGCCGGTCTGCTGATTGCCGCCTTCAACATCGGCGGGCACCACGAAGCAGCTGGTGCAGCCCACGGTGCGGCCGCGGCCCACGGTGGCGCTGCTGAACACCACGGCAGTCCTATCTGGCTCAAGCGTCTCATCATGAGCTTGTGGCACAGCAACGTGTTCTTCCTCGGCGTATCAGTGGTCGGCACGGTGTTCCTGGCAATCCAGTCGGTAGCCTACGCAGGCTGGTCGGTACTGCTGCGCCGGGTGATGGAAGCGCTGGGCGCTTTCGTGCTGCCCGGAGGAATTCTGGTACTGCTCATCTTCGGCTTAGGCATGATCAATCATGACATCTTCCACTGGACGATGCCGGGCATCATGGTGGAAGGCGATGCCAACTACGATGCAATTGTTGCGGGCAAGTCAGGCTTCCTGAATGTTCCTTTCTACCTGATTCGCACAATTGTTTACGTTGGCATCTGGGCTTTTTTCACCCATAAGCTGCGTCAGCTCTCGTTGACCGAAGATCTGAACGGAGGCACGGAATACTTCCACCGGCACATCAATGTGTCAGCTCTGTTCCTAGTGCTGTTCGCAGTAACCTCGTCAATGTCGGCCTGGGACTGGATTATGTCGGTTGACGTGCACTGGTTCTCCACGATGTTTGGCTGGTACGTATTCGCCTCCTGGTGGGTATCGGGCATTGCGGCCATCACGCTTTGCACTATCCTGCTGAAACAGGCCGGCTACCTGCGCTGGGTGCAGGCCAGCCACCTGCACGACTTGGGTAAGTTCATGTTCGGCTTCAGCATTTTCTGGACCTACGTGTGGTTCTCGCAGTTCATGCTGATCTGGTACGCCAACCTGCCCGAAGAAGCCATCTACTTCAACCAGCGCCTTGGCGGCTTTGGCGGCCAGTATACCTGGCTGTTTTTCTTCAACCTGGTTATCAACTTCGTCTTCCCTTTCCTGGTGCTGATGACGCGGGATGCCAAGCGCCAGATGATCATGATGAAAATCGTGAGCATTGCTATCCTGATTGGCCACTGGTCGGACTTCTACCTGATGCTGATGCCTTCGACCATGCAGGAAAACAACGGATACCTGATTGAAATCGGCGTGGCATTGGTATTCCTGGGTGCGTTTCTGATTTTGATGACCAAGCGGCTGGCGCAGGCTCCGCTGGTTCCGTTGAATCACCCCTTCCTCGACGAAAGCCTTCACCACACCACCTAA
- a CDS encoding cytochrome c, whose amino-acid sequence MTHSLKLSLQASAVLLASVFTTACNRPDDPGIEYAPEMYESIPYDPLRQVNANRVNPMGINQRTPVVGTVPRGKANYYNHIGKEDVATAEKALRNPYAYSKENLEEGKALYLRNCQHCHGEQGDGQGEVGKKFKGVPNYSAGAYKTMNDGHIYHVIQWGKGRMMPHGSQVNPEERWKITMYVRALQLGKGPDGVTDLLASRGASTAGVAVADSSQSRDQQQQAPVQEAQANKASETPGQGGDKARNGTAN is encoded by the coding sequence ATGACGCATTCGCTGAAACTAAGTCTGCAAGCGTCGGCCGTTCTGCTGGCATCGGTGTTCACCACTGCCTGCAACCGCCCCGACGACCCCGGCATTGAGTATGCTCCGGAGATGTACGAATCCATTCCGTACGACCCGTTGCGCCAAGTGAATGCCAACCGGGTGAACCCCATGGGTATCAATCAGCGCACCCCCGTGGTGGGCACAGTACCCCGTGGTAAAGCCAATTACTACAACCACATCGGGAAAGAGGATGTAGCTACCGCCGAAAAGGCGTTGCGTAATCCGTATGCTTACTCGAAAGAAAACCTGGAAGAAGGCAAAGCGCTGTATCTGCGCAACTGTCAGCACTGCCACGGCGAGCAGGGCGACGGACAGGGTGAAGTAGGCAAGAAGTTCAAAGGGGTGCCCAACTACTCGGCGGGCGCCTATAAAACCATGAACGACGGCCACATCTACCACGTGATTCAGTGGGGCAAAGGCCGCATGATGCCACACGGCTCGCAGGTAAACCCCGAGGAACGCTGGAAGATTACCATGTATGTGCGGGCGCTACAGCTGGGCAAAGGCCCGGATGGCGTAACGGACCTGCTGGCTTCGCGCGGCGCTTCTACGGCCGGCGTAGCTGTGGCTGACTCATCGCAGTCCCGCGACCAGCAGCAGCAGGCTCCGGTACAGGAGGCACAGGCGAACAAGGCTTCGGAAACTCCGGGCCAGGGTGGAGACAAAGCACGTAACGGCACGGCAAACTAA